CAGTATTATGTTTCTTCTCAGTTATGTTAGTTAGTTTAAATCAGCAGTTCATAATATGTATAATAATAACATTATAATAATATTATCTGGACCTGATAGTGGGGTTCTGAACTAACAGTACATCACTAAATGACTGATGATGTAATATgtctctactgtaaaccaggggaCTGACTATCATGGAGGTTATCTGATACATGGAGTCTTCTGTTAGGACTGAACCTTCTGGAATATCACTTTATCATTCATGCTTTGTGACAACTAGGTGTAATTGTTAATGACAACATTCTAGTAAATGTGTGAAGGGTTTTGTGTAAAACACAAGCATGGAATGTTCTCCTACTGCAGACACACTGGTTCAGGATGACTTGACATTCAGTTAGTGTCTATATTCAGAACATCTGAAAGCAGAAGTGAGTGTGTTTGGTGAGGAGGTTTTTGTCATGGTGTATATCACTGTGATACGAGGGCAAAAGGAGAGTCATTCCGAGtctgacagtaatacactgctGAGTCTGTCTCCTCCACATTACTGATTATAAACTGATAATCCTTACCAGACGTGGCTTTAGATGTGAAACGATCAGAGGAGAAACCAGATCCATATTCATCAGGAGAGTCATTTGTGTAGTAAAACCTTAACACATACTGAGGAGCTCCTCCTGGAACCTGTTTATACCAGCTTACAACATTGCCTTCATCTTTGGTAATGTCACAGTAAAAAGTGGCAGTCCCCTTTGTACTGACAGTCAGTACTGAAGGTGTCTGTGTCACTGCTTTCTGGCAACTGACATCTGTGGGAATGAAATACAATTTAAGACATGTAATCATACATGAATTAACAACTTCTAATGTCTTGTTTTGATTCATGTTGAACATATAGTAAATTCCTTACATGTTAGAGCAGTGATGAGAGTGCAGAGTGTCCCCAGCATGTTGTCAGTGTGTGGTGTGAAAGGCCCTTACTGTCCAGCTGAGAGATGAGCAGGGTTGGagtttgaggagaggagaggctgcagaacccacctataaggagacagacagggaggaccagagggaggGGCCTCTGAAGTTAACCAATCACCAGCTATTCTCATTGCTCTACATGAGGCCCTGTCTTCTTCACTGACTCATATTCTACCTCCATCAAACCATAACTGGAGTTTAATATCCTATACTAGTTCTACACAAGACTAACATAATGATGAGGTATCTAATCTCCTACCTCCATCAAACCATGAATGGAGTTTATTATCCTATACTAGTTCTACACAAGACTAACATAATTATGAGGTACTCAGGATGtctccctattccctttatagtgcactactgttgaccagaacccaatgggcctttgtcaaaagtagtgcactataaagggaacatagtgccatttgggacacattttcAGTTTCAGTCTACTCCTCTGGTCACCTGCagacccccccaccaccccctccccccacacagtTCTGAGAGGAGATAAAATAACCTCTTCATTTGCATGAAGCTATaaataaggagaggaggaggggaggggaagcaGGTGTGTTCTGGGGGAGAAGGGGAACAACACATCACTGCCTGTAACTCAGTGTCAGATCTAGGACACGTCCCTGGTGAATGACTCTGATAACTAGAGATAGTAGACATGAAACCATCAGCTGGTCTTTGGGTGGGACTGAAACCAGTGGGCTACAGACAGATGTTCCTGTTGTAAAGTACATGTAGATCTTTCCTCAGTCATTATTGGTGGTCCTATGTCCTCCTCTGCTGTACGTTGATAGAACTGCAGACTCTATTCTGATCACTGATGCACAGTGGGGTGAATACAAACTTCCAATTCAGGTGAATCTTTACTTAGTCATGCATTGATGCCAATGGGAGACTAAGTGAAAATGTGACTGAACTGCAAGTTAGGATTCTCCCCAATGTGAACAAGACCAGACTGAGTGAGGGCACCACCGAGGACAGATGTGAGGAACCagatgaggacacagagagagaaaatggaacAGGACAAGGGTTCatgaggaccagaggaagaagggtccctaaaccttagttagacagatatagtctctctctactacacccatccactagtactagaggaaggagggtccctaaaccttagttagacagatatagtctctctactactacacccatccactagtactagaggaaggagggtccctaaaccttagttagacagatatagtctctctctactacacccatccactagtactagaggaaggagggtccctaaaccttggttagacagatatagtctctctctactacacccatccactagtactagaggaaggagggtccctaaaccttagttagacagatatagtctctctactactacacccatccactagtactagaggaaggagggtccctaaaccttagttagacagatatagtctctctctactacacccatccactagtactagaggaaggagggtccctaaaccttggttagacagatatagtctctctactactacacccatccactagtactagaggaagaagggtccctaaaccttagttagacagatatagtctctctactactacacccatccactagtactagaggaaggagggtccctaaaccttagttagacagatatagtctctctctactacatccatccactagtactagaggaaggagggtccctaaaccttggttagacagatatagtctctctctactacacccatccactagtactagaggaagaagggtccctaaaccttagttagacagatatagtctctctactactacacccatccactagtactagaggaaggagggtccctaaaccttagttagacagatatagtctctctactactacacccatccactagtactagaggaaggagggtccctaaaccttagttagacagatatagtctctctactactacacccatccactagtactagaggaaggagggtccctaaaccttagttagactgatatagtctcaACTACATCACTACACTCCTCTCTGAACCAGACCAACACAGAACTGAGCAGAGCTTTGTACTGACAACAGAGATATTGTACACTAACTTTCCATAACGTTATCATTTCTGAATGATTTGAAACAGCGTGATGGATTTAGTCTGGAAATTATTACAATGAACTACAACTATAATGAAATACAACTATAATGAAATACAACTGTTTGAGCCACAAGGTGGAAgcatattataatattatatCTCTTGTTTTTCCCCCTGCTGGCAAAGATGTACGGAGAGAAAATATTCATGAGTAAAATGTTTTTGTACATTATAGTAAGACGTACGTTTATAACACTATTGAATATAAACTATGAATATATTGAATTTATCATGTTACTGTACCGTTGTTTTAATTCTTCATACAGTGAAAAGTACAAGCAAATATTGCCTAGGAAATAATCAAGTTGCCTTTTCAAATTAACTATTTTAAatagattattaaatatatacTTTCAGAATGTTCTTATAATACAATCATATCACAGTAATGAAGGTTCTCAATAATGTGAAGTTGTAATTTAAACCTCTGGTCCATCTCTGGTTATTCATTAACATTACAGTAAACCTGCTCTACATCCTGGATATCTAGATCAACTATTTCTGGATCTGGACTAAAGTCAGAGAGCAGGCTGCTCTATTTGAGTTCAGTTAAACTCCCCCTCATTTAGTGCTGCTAACACTGATGTTCATCAACATGCTCAAATACAAACACTTGTTCTTTAGAATGTTCTTTATTGAATATCCACAATACAGCAAAGCTCTAACTATTCCTCTATTATACATCTGCAAAGCAACCCATTTCAAATATAAAAAGTCTACTTATCATATAGCCTATGATATCAGTGTGATTAGCTATTTATCTTTTATGGAACATAATGTATATATGCAGGTTAAACTTCTAATGCATTAACAATATGTTGAAAAGTGATGTAGAAAATCAACTGGATATTACAATGGTTCTCAGGCTATTCAGTGCTGCATTCAGACTTCTTGATGTCTTTCTCAGCGAACTTGGAGCCCGCGGTGACTTTACATGAGAACACTTTGTCCTGGTTCCATTCTGACGTGTCAACGGTCAGACAGCTGCTGAGTTGGAACGTCTTGTCGGCTTGCGGCACCGGGCCACTCGTAGCGATGCCGCCGGTGACCCGATTCCCTCCCGCGGTCCAGCTGACATCAGCGTAGCCCATGGCCATCTGACTGGCCAGACACACCAGGGTGACTTTGCTGGACTTCAACTCATCGCTGGACGGAGGGAAGATGGTCAAGACAGGCGGAGGGAGGGTAGAGTCTGGACCAATGGAATGAGCAGAATAAATATTACACTAAATCATTTGATAAATTAGTAGAATGAAACAGGGTTGTGTGATTATACTgtagaataaaaaatattacattttctcAAAGGCTACAAACAATTAACATGTTGGGCTCATAAATGAAAAGGCACTAACACCATGTAATTCTATTGTTACATATTACTCATATGTCTGTTTGTAGCTGGACTTATTTTTAAACTTTCTAAGTAACTCTCCATATGTGACTTTTCAGAGGTAAAGCAGATTTCTGTGCAAGTGGATAATGAGTTCAGATCTCTACGTTTAAACATAATCAAGAAGTCAGATGTGCTGAATGAGGGATACAATCAAACATATATCCTACTACTAGTCAACCAGCAAACGGAGTTACCAACTGTAATGTAGTAGCCTGCAATGTAATGAAGCATGTAGCAATATTGTGTGTAACTACCATATACATGGTTTTATCATTATTTAAtataacatgggaccaacattttaaaGGTTCATACAACTTTATGTAGACTTCACATTCAAATCTACCTCTGAGtaaatatattattattgtaTGAGACATTATAAATGAGTAGTGTTgtcaagtgacagcagtaacCTACATGGTCAAATAGTCCATCACGTTTCTTAAGTttaaatgtgaaatcaacaactacagatatactgtaggctatgAAGCTGTCACATGGTGTCCATGACTCTTGATAATCAGTCTACAAAGTAGGTTATTTACACTAAATAAATATGAAAAAATAATATAATGTTAAGTACTTTAACTTTATTAACTATTATGTATTACAAAAACCCATTTTAAAAAACCATATAAGGTTAAAAGAAAGCGTACTCACCAGTaacaatgtcacgttcctgacctgttttctgttgttttgtatgtgtttagttggtcaggacgtgagctgggtgggaattctatgttgtgtgtctagtttgtctgtttctatgtccagcctaatatggttctcaatcagaggcagatggtaatcgttgtccctgattgagaatcatatataggaggcttgttttgtgttgggatttggtgggtgtttgttacctgtctctgtgtttgtgttctgcaccagataggtctgtatcggttttgcacatttgttattttgtatgttgtttgtagtgtttcacttgttcttttattaaacatgttgaacactagccgcgctgcactttggtcctctccttcacctatggaagaaagccgttacagaaacacccaccaaacccggaccaagcagcgtggcaacgggcagcagcaacagcagcagcagtacaaggaggaatggacatgggaggagattctggacggagaaggaccctgggcagagccagaggagtgtcgccgtcccaaagcggagctggaggcatcaaaagcggagaggcggcattatgaggcgcttgcaaggcagagtggctggaaacccgagaggctcacccaaaaatttcttgggggggaggCTAAatgggagtgtggcgaagccgggttggatacctgagccaactccccgggcttaccgtggagtgagagggcgtcgtactggtcagacaccgtgttatgcggtaaagcgcacggtgtccccagtacgcgtgcttagcccagtgcgggctattccaccttgccgcactgggagggctaggttgggcatcgagccggatgtcatgaagccggcccaacgtatctggcctccagtacgtctcctcgggccggcgtacatggcaccagccttacaggtggtgtccccggttcgcctgcatagcccagtgcgggttattccacctcgccgcactggcagggctacggggaccattcaacctggtaaggttggagaggctcggtgctcaagagcgcgtgtcctccttcacggtccggtatatccggcgccaccttcccgccccagaccagtaccaccagtgcctacaccacgcaccaggcttccagtgcatctccagagccctgttcctcctccccgcactcgccctgaggtgcgtgccctcagcccggtacctccagttccggcaccacgcatcaggcctattgtgcgtctcagccggccagagtcatccgtctgcccagcgccgtctgagccatccgtctgcccagcgccgtctgagccatccgtctgcccagcgccgtctgagccatccgtctgcccagcgccgtctgagccatccgtctgcccagcgccgtctgagccatccgtctgcccagcgccgtctgagccatccgtctgcccagcgccgtctgagccatccgtctgcccagcgccatctgagccatccgtctgcccagcgccatctgagccatctgtctgcccagcgccatctgagtcatccgtctgccacgagccattatagccgcccgtctgtcccgagccattagagccgtccgtcagtcaggagccgctagagccgtccgtcagtcaggagctgccagagacgccagccagtcaggagctgccagagacgccagccagtcaggagctgccagagacgccagccagtcaggagctgccagagacgccagccagtcaggagctgccagagctgccctacagtcatgagctgccctacagtcatgagctgccctacagtcatgagctgccctccagtcatgagctgccctacagtcatgagctgccctacagtcatgagctgccctacagtcatgagctgccctacagtcatgagctgccctacagtcatgagctgccctacagtcatgagcggtcacccagtccggagctgccactcagtccggagctgccattcagtccggagctgccattcagtccggagctgccactcagtccggagctgccattcagtccggagctgccactcagtccggagctgccactcagtccggagctgccactcagtccggagctgccactcagtccggagctgccactcagtccggagctgccactcagtccggagctgccattagtccggagttgtccctctgtcctgagctacctctctgtcctgagctacctctctgtcctgagctacctctctgtcctgagctacctctctgtcctgagctacctcctaaatcatgtgggggccttggggaggattcttaggccaaggtcgtgggcgagggtcgccactcaaaggacgctaaggagggggacaaagacagtggtggagtggtgtacacgtcctgcgccggagccgccaccgcggacagatgcccacccagaccctccccttgagttttaggggtgcgcccggagttcgcaccttgaggggggggttctgtcacgttcctgacctgttttctgttgttttgtatgtgtttagttggtcaggacgtgagctgggtgggaattctatgttgtgtgtctagtttgtctgtttctatgtccagcctaatatggttctcaatcagaggcagatggtaatcgttgtccctgattgagaatcatatataggaggcttgttttgtgttgggatttggtgggtgtttgttacctgtctctgtgtttgtgttctgcaccagataggtctgtatcggttttgcacatttgttattttgtatgttgtttgtagtgtttcacttgttcttttattaaacatgttgaacactagccgcgctgcactttggtcctctccttcacctatggaagaaagccgttacaaacaAAGAGCTTGGTTCCTTGTCCGAATACCACAGTGATTCAGTTTGTATACACAGCCGTACAAaaacctcctcactctctctactgagaggacaggaactgaaacatcccattcagacagagcttcactctctctactgagaggacaggaactgaaacatcccattcagacagagcttcactcactctactgagaggacaggaactgaaacatcccattcagacagagcttcactctctctactgagaggacaggaactgaaacatcccattcagacagagcttcactctctctactgagaggacaggaactgaaacatcccattcagacagagcttcactctctctactgagaggacaggaactgaaacatcccattcagacagagcttcactcgctctactgagaggacaggaactgaaacatcccattcagacagagcttcactctctctactgagaggacaggaactgaaacatccaattcagacagagcttcactccctctactgagaggacaggaactgaaacatcccattcagacagagcttcactctctctactgagaggacaggaactgaaacatcccattcagacagagcttcactctctctactgagaggacaggaactgaaacatcccattcagacagagcttcactctctctactgagaggacaggaactgaaacatcccattcagacagagcttcactctctctactgagaggacaggaactgaaacatcccattcagacagagcttcactctctctactgagaggacaggaactgaaacatcccattcagacagagcttcactctctctactgagaggacaggaactgaaacatcccattcagacagagcttcactctctctactgagaggacaggaactgaaacatcccattcagacagagcttcactctctctactgagaggacaggaactgaaacatcccattcagacagagcttcactcgctctactgagaggacaggaactgaaacatcccattcagacagagcttcactctctctactgagaggacaggaactgaaacatcccattcagacagagcttcactccctctactgagaggacaggaactgaaacatcccattcagacagagcttcactctctctactgagaggacaggaactgaaacatcccattcagacagagcttcactctctctactgagaggacaggaactgaaacatcccattcagacagagcttcactctctctactgagaggacaggaactgaaacatcccattcagacagagcttcactctctctactgagaggacaggaactgaaacatcccattcagacagagcttcactctctctactgagaggacaggaactgaaacatcccattcagacagagcttcactctctctactgagaggacaggaactgaaacatcccattcagacagagcttcactctctctactgagaggacaggaactgaaacatcccattcagacagagcttcactctctctactgagaggacaggaactgaaacatcccattcagacagagcttcactctcactacAAACATCTCTTGTTTTTCTAGAGTTCCTCTATATGAagtaacagtatatagtatagCATCATATTCTGCTGTTGGTGTCTGGTCCTTTTGAATCCATCAGTTAAAGCACTATCCATATGATGCAGTATTGAcctgaggatgatgatgatgatgatgatgatgatgatggtgatgatggtggtgatgatggtggtgatgatgatggtgatgatgatgatgatgatgatgatgatgatggtggtggt
The sequence above is a segment of the Salvelinus alpinus chromosome 1, SLU_Salpinus.1, whole genome shotgun sequence genome. Coding sequences within it:
- the LOC139571168 gene encoding immunoglobulin lambda-1 light chain-like yields the protein MLGTLCTLITALTYVSCQKAVTQTPSVLTVSTKGTATFYCDITKDEGNVVSWYKQVPGGAPQYVLRFYYTNDSPDEYGSGFSSDRFTSKATSGKDYQFIISNVEETDSAVYYCQTRNDSPFALVFGQGTKLIVTDSTLPPPVLTIFPPSSDELKSSKVTLVCLASQMAMGYADVSWTAGGNPVTGGIATSGPVPQADKTFQLSSCLTVDTSEWNQDKVFSCKVTAGSKFAEKDIKKSVCSTE